The Garra rufa chromosome 8, GarRuf1.0, whole genome shotgun sequence genome has a segment encoding these proteins:
- the mettl21cb gene encoding S-adenosylmethionine-dependent methyltransferase domain-containing protein, whose protein sequence is MEIERRPGLHVQKEGIRKQPDPVKPIPNNTEEDDLDGEDMQKEAQNRRNAWEPSVFYSLGSETFFFTGQEISIRESLDSFGAVVWPGAVALCRYLEKNREQVDLLDKAVLELGAGTGLLSIVASLLGAWVTATDLPDVLSNLNFNLSRSTRGRCRYTPQVAALVWGQDVKRDFPSSIYNYDYVLCADVVYHHSFLEDLLITMQHFCKPGTTLLWANKMRFQSDVHFIENFKNVFDVTMLEEIPQEEVRIYQATARKSGQKHHV, encoded by the exons ATGGAGATTGAGAGAAGGCCAGGTCTACATGTGCAGAAGGAAGGAATCAGGAAGCAACCTGACCCTGTCAAACCAATACCAAACAACACAGAAGAAG ATGATCTGGACGGTGAAGACATGCAGAAGGAGGCACAGAACAGGCGCAATGCATGGGAGCCCAGTGTTTTCTATTCCCTTGGCAGCGAGACTTTTTTCTTCACCGGGCAGGAGATCAGCATCCGAGAATCACTCGACTCTTTTGGCGCCGTCGTCTGGCCAGGC GCTGTGGCTCTCTGTCGGTATTTGGAGAAGAACCGGGAACAGGTTGATCTGCTGGATAAAGCAGTGCTTGAACTTGGAGCGGGAACAGGACTGCTGTCCATAGTGGCAAGTTTACTGG GTGCCTGGGTTACGGCCACAGATCTGCCCGATGTCCTGTCAAACCTCAACTTTAACCTCTCGCGCAGCACACGGGGCCGCTGCAGATACACACCTCAGGTGGCCGCTCTGGTCTGGGGTCAGGATGTGAAACGTGACTTTCCCAGCTCCATCTACAATTATGACTATGTGCTGTGTGCTGATGTCGTCTATCATCACAGCTTTCTTGAGGATCTACTGATCACCATGCAGCACTTCTGCAAGCCAGGAACCACACTACTCTGGGCAAATAAG ATGCGATTCCAATCTGATGTGCACTTCATTGAaaacttcaaaaatgtttttgacGTCACAATGCTGGAAGAGATCCCACAAGAGGAGGTCAGGATCTACCAGGCCACTGCAAGGAAGTCAGGCCAAAAACATCATGTGTAG